The window gaaacatagcgaaatttatgttacccacctatcgagaagaaaaagagcaacttctgcatccgtcttcaagacTTTTACCTCTCTGAGGTCTGTCCACTGCTGAAAAGCCTCACCGATAttgacgcggctcctagccctcgacataatccttctttttttagtttatattcctCTGACCTaattctcttggtctgtttctcagccatttgtcctccttggagtttagaaagttcgcatcagccagatttgccgtcgctcttctaatgaatttccctctcgttctgcccccacccccatcctgtgcacgcgcaAGAACCACACCCtattgctgattggctggagtagtgttgtgtggatcggtctgttccactttgtttttgtcccatttacagagccagggctgtatacaaatactagatttgttttcagcccacccacagaacggacagctagcagactgtgaggagatatttgcagaatttgacaaaaagtgtattgaatTAGAATTACTGGGTGCACCTTTAACAAAGTCGCAtgtcctcagtatttgcagggaccccatttcaatatttttcactAAAATTTGACCAACTTACTCAATGCTCCTCTCCCCAgcctcttaaatgtttgtatATCCCAGAATAGAAAAACCTTTTTATGGTTAAACTGAAGTCGATCAAGAAGTGGcagaaaaacacataaaaattttGTGCAAATTTGTTTCCCACAGTCCAGTATTTTCATGGGTGCAATATATTGAATTTATAGCTGCCCATAAGTTATAGTCATTCTTCCCTTGTTGTTCTGTGTAAGATATGATCTTATTGCCTTCAGTAATAGGCCTTTATTCTGCTTGTTCGAGATCTTTGTTGTCTTTAACGCAAATACAGATTTATAGTAATTGTACTATGCAGTAcagttttgtttgacattcttgACACAGACACTGTTCCCTCATAACTTATTAAAGAAGTTAGATAAGGACTCAAACTATATGATTTCTGATAAGGACTCAAATTAGGATGAATCAATATATGTTTATAAAGGCTAATCGCATTgtgcaatacatttaaaatctatCTTTTCATTTCTATTGTAATTTACATTTAATATACAGTGTATGTGAACAAGCTTCAACAGATAGAGTAAATATCTAATTTGACACCATGTGACCTTATTTTTTGAATATatagattttatgtttttaatttattgattttgctttactgtcagtcttttttattttttatttaaagaatggAAATAGAAAGCATAGTTTAAAACGTAGCTACTTTACAAATAAGTGCTAaaatgtcaacattataataaaaatgtattataatagcTTCTTATTGTCTTTCATTCAGGTAGTTAGATATTATTAACAGTAGATGTCAGTAGTGTTTACTGTTGCTTTCAACCTGACATAAAACCagagaggaagaagaagaagctgTTGCCAGAGTAACTGTTGTTAGCTGGAGCAGATTTGAGCTTGTTGTTTTGATGTTGTTGGTATTTTCTGTCTTGATGAAAAGCTGATCAGATACACAGAGACACGCGTGTAATTCCTGCTCTGATTTGGGTCGGTAACTGTATTTACAGTCTTTACTGCACTGACTCTGTTGCTTTCAATGATCGACagcttatttattttctcaggttGGGTGGCTCTGACACATCAAAACTGGGCAgcttttattaatatattcttaCTAAATAACTGTAAATTAATATCGGGATACTAATAATTAGCATTTCGAGTGCTACGCTAGGCCATTTAACAAGACCAAAAATCATCTAGCTGTCAGTGTTTTATTAttagttatatttaatgtttagAATGTATTAAAATTAGTGCATAAATGAAGACGTTTGAAGTCGCTCAAAATTCATAAACCTTGCTTTACAGATTTAGAGCAGTAAATTAGATGATCTCAATCATTATGAACAAGTATTTACTTGGGTGTCTGTTATATACATAATGTAACTTCATTTTTATATGAGCCATTTCCTGTGTTCATATCTTTCCTCAATCTGTAACACTGTCCTCATCCTCTCTGCCCTGCTGATAAAAGACCAAATATTTCACAACCCTTTAATatgtttctttattattattattactactacacaTATAATGCATTGTATAGTGCTGGCCGTCATGTACACCTTTGTCTTTTGTGTCTCTGTACTGAATCTGTTAGGTATTGGAGGACAGATGATGTCAGGAGATCTTGTTGCTGTCTGGGAAGTGGCTTTGAGCGACGGTGTGCACAGGATTGAATTTGAACATGGCACAACCACAGGAAAACGGGTTATTTACATAGATGGAaaggtaaggatttttattttttctgctgcTATAGACAtgctttatttaaagggatatttcgcACAAAAACCAaactactgtcatcatttactcaccctcatgctgttccaaacccatatgaattcaTCTTTCGTGGAacaggagatattaggcagtatTTCGTTTcgtacatacaatgaaagtgaatggtgactgaggctaacagaatgatgacatttttttgggtgaactttccctttgaaATAATCCACTAGAGATAATTAAGTATGTACAGATTTATTCTGTAAGTATTTTAGAGTTCAATAGAACAaagaatgtagaaaaaaaaaaaggaaattaataaGTCAGTTAGTCATgatttgtaatattacaatagtaTTAGAATTCATTCTCTGTCAGTAAATGTAAGGAACTGAATGATGCAGAAAACctgtatttgtgtatttgacatGGATACTGCATAAGTGCATGAGCGTCACTGGTTTGCTTATGACTATCACAGGAAGTCATAAGGAGAGATTGGATGTTCAAACTGGTTGGAAAGGAGACTTTCCATGTGGGAGGAACAGACACAAAGGCCACTATTAACATTGATGCAGTGAGTGGCTTTGCATATGAGTACACTCTAGAGATTAACGGACAGAGTCTGAGGAAATACACGGAGAATCGCTCTAAAGTTACCAGCACATGGCTCCTCAACCTGGATGGCATCGACTGCAGAGTTGTTCTGGGTAAGAAATACCTGATTATAGTAGATAATAATCCTCTACTTGATCCCCACAGTACAGCTGTTCTCTGAAGATCTCAAagcatttactcatcctcagtgACCTGGTTAAATAAGGTTAAATAATGGTTAAAAAAGATCACAAATCCCTTTAACTAATTAGTGCTTAACAATAGGAGGCGCTTCCTCTCATGAGACCAACAGAGATTTTGCAGTCTCATTAACTTCATGGGATCGCTAGTGGGCAAGTGGATTTCTGTCTTAAGTTAACATGAATCTTTTTGTGACCATTGTAGGAAGGTGCCGCCTGGAATTGCCTGACAGGGCTGAAAGGCAGCCCAACccttaaaggaatggtttacccaaaaatgaaaattctctcatcattcactcaccctcatgccatcccagatgtgtatgatttactttcatctgcagaacacaaacatatatttttataagAGTATTTCAGCGCtggaggtcctcacaatgcaagtgaatgggtaccaacattttgaagctccaaaaaagcacataaaggcagcataaagtaatccatacaacttcagtggttaaatctacagtttttttactatcaatctccagtttcactttcacattcttcttttgtttttgtcaatttacattctttgtgcatatcaccaccactgggcagggaggagaattgatagtaaaaaaggacttagctattgatctgtttcttatccacacttatcatatcgcttctgaagacatagatttaaccactggtgtcttatggattacttttatgctgactttgtgctttttggaatttcaagttctggccactattcacttgcatt is drawn from Myxocyprinus asiaticus isolate MX2 ecotype Aquarium Trade chromosome 11, UBuf_Myxa_2, whole genome shotgun sequence and contains these coding sequences:
- the LOC127447850 gene encoding fas apoptotic inhibitory molecule 1-like; the protein is MMSGDLVAVWEVALSDGVHRIEFEHGTTTGKRVIYIDGKEVIRRDWMFKLVGKETFHVGGTDTKATINIDAVSGFAYEYTLEINGQSLRKYTENRSKVTSTWLLNLDGIDCRVVLEKDTMDIWCNGQKMETAGEFVDDGTETHFTLGDHDCCIKAVSSGKRRDGIIHTLLVDGMEVSESAE